AATGAACTGGGATTTATAGATGAAAATTTTGTCCACTCCAATAATAATCCAAATGGAATCCTCAGCATTCCAACAAAACTTAATCTTATCACCGAAAAAGGAGCCAATGTAACAGTGAACGGCATTACACCACCTGCCACAACAGGACCGTTTAATATGACAGGGACAAATAACTGGGTAACTTATGGAATTCCCAATGTTACGGGAACCATTACCGTTGTTTCCGATAAAGCAATTACTGCCGGAATCAATGCCGGAAGTGACGCTGTTGGTTATGGAGGATTTTTTGCAGGCTTCCCTACCCAACCTGTTATTTTAAAATCAGGTGGCGACTGTGTTCCGGGAATTGTTCTTACCGTAGATCCTATTATTTATAACGCCTATCAATGGTATCGCAATGGAATTCTTATTCCGGGAGCAACGAATGTTTCATATACCCCAACCCAGTCCGGAAATTATACTTGCGCCGTTACAATGGGTAGCTGTGCTCCATTAATTACCGAGCCTTATAAAGTCTTAAATTGTACTAAACTCAGCACCGCCTCATATGATGTTTGTACAAGCCATACAATTAACCCTGTATTTAGTTCTTCTACCCAGACACCTGTAATCTCAACAATAGCCATCTTAACGCCACCTACATTAGGAACAGCAACGATAAATCCTACTACAGGGGCCATCACATATAATGTAACTAATCCAGGAACTGCCGGAACAGATACCTTTACTTACACATTTTGTGGAAACGATCCGGATTTTCCTGATTGCGAAACTGTGACTGTTACGATACACATTCAGATTTTAATGGTAACTAATGCTACTTTATCTGCCTGCGATATCAACGGTCAGGGCACCTTCAATCTCACTTCAGCGAATGTTACTACCAGTACTCCTGTAACCATTACCTATTATCCGACCTTGACTGATGCGCAAACAGAAAATGCCACTGCTCTGATTACAAATCCCAATAACTATACAGCTCCGAATGGAACTATCATTTATGCCGTGGTAAAAAACCCTTCCGGATGTAAAAGCATTGCCCAGATCACACTCAATCTGTACCCGGTAGCAATTGTTCTGCAAAATTACAATGGTACTTTCTGTGATGATAATTTTGATGGTATAGTAACGGTTATATTATCAAATATTACTCCCCTGGTGCTTACAAACAGTACTTATTTTACAAACGTAAGATATTATGCAAATCTAGCTGATGCTGATGCCGGAAATGCCAATAATTTACCCAACACCTGGAGCTACAGTGCAACCACAACCATTTATATAAGAGTAGATTCTCCCGACGGATGTGCAAAGGTAATCCAGCCCCTTACATTTACATTAGGTGCAAGAGTTCCTTTACTTAAAAATACAGTAACGGAGAGTTTTTGTGATGATGATCTGGACGGAATAAAACAAGTAAATTTAAGTCAGTATATCACACAATTTACAACAGCCCCTTCAGTAAACGCTACTTTTTTTGCAACTCTTACAGATGCTCAGAATAACATCAATCCAATCAATAACCCCGTAATCCTTACGGGTACCCAAACTACTTACGTAAGATTTCAAAAGCAGGGAGTTTGTGCAGAAATAGGAAAGATAATCATAACCATAAAAACTCCTAAACGATCAGACTTACTTACTGATCAGATTATATGCCCTAATACCAAAACTACTTTAGATGCAGGTCCCGGCTTTGAAAGCTACCTTTGGAGCACAGGGGCAACAACATCTTCTATTTCCAATGTACCTGCAGGAAGTTATTGGGTAGACCTGCAATACAATGGTTGTATTTACAGACAGTTTGTAAATGTTACCGAATCTCAATCTCCAGCCATTGTTTCCATAGAGATTAACGGGAATACAGTAACTATAGGGGCAAGTGGAGGAACTCCTCCTTATGAATACTCACTCGATGGAACGACCTGGCAGATTTCAAACGTTTTTCAAAACCTGCCACGAGGGAGCTATATTATTTATGTAAGGGATTCCAAAAGATGTAATGAAGTTCAGAGGCCTTTTACCATCATCAATCTGATCAACACCATCACTCCAAATGATGATGGTCATAATGATGGAATAGATTATTCCGCATTGATGACAAAAGATAATATTGAGTTTAGAATTTATGACCGGTACGGCGCGGAAATCTTCAGAGGCACTGCTAGTAATCGTTATACCTGGGATGGGAAGCTGGGAGGAAGACCTGTGAATACAGCAACATACTGGTATACCATCAGCTGGACTGAGTACGGGGCAAGTACTGTCGTAAAATATTCTAGCTGGCTTTTGGTAAAAAACAGATAGCAAAACATCAACAGAAAGAAAAATGATCTAAAAAATCAACGTTATAACATTCATTAACACTTATGAACTAAAGTTTAATATAACTTTAACCTGTTTTCACTATCTATCTAGGTATAAATTGATGTAATTCTATGTAATTTT
The sequence above is drawn from the Chryseobacterium daecheongense genome and encodes:
- a CDS encoding T9SS type B sorting domain-containing protein, which translates into the protein MNKILSFLFIFYIFSSVSAQLDREHWFAPMVDRTGNPNPYQKLYLSTNRTTSFPVSIYNNNVLIGTVNISKNNPQKFDVLRDYIITTQQTDLFTPTSKGLYLKAEFPFYANLRFSVFNHAEIITSKGIPSTGKVFYAANAPISVTNIILNFMTSILATEDNTTVTISGYKPTVQFSNGTTGATNPVITFTLNKGKSYIIDGIGDIAGNFDGFIGAKITANKPVNITNGNFNGQYAGNYPTSSDILMDQAVPVDRLGNEFALVKGNGNIGANMEEALVIATEDNTQIRVNNEVVPIATLNTGQYFIIPDTKYQLQGNGHYNLYIKTTKNTYVYQMLAGDATAGNEVATGGFNFIPALNCYLPKQINELGFIDENFVHSNNNPNGILSIPTKLNLITEKGANVTVNGITPPATTGPFNMTGTNNWVTYGIPNVTGTITVVSDKAITAGINAGSDAVGYGGFFAGFPTQPVILKSGGDCVPGIVLTVDPIIYNAYQWYRNGILIPGATNVSYTPTQSGNYTCAVTMGSCAPLITEPYKVLNCTKLSTASYDVCTSHTINPVFSSSTQTPVISTIAILTPPTLGTATINPTTGAITYNVTNPGTAGTDTFTYTFCGNDPDFPDCETVTVTIHIQILMVTNATLSACDINGQGTFNLTSANVTTSTPVTITYYPTLTDAQTENATALITNPNNYTAPNGTIIYAVVKNPSGCKSIAQITLNLYPVAIVLQNYNGTFCDDNFDGIVTVILSNITPLVLTNSTYFTNVRYYANLADADAGNANNLPNTWSYSATTTIYIRVDSPDGCAKVIQPLTFTLGARVPLLKNTVTESFCDDDLDGIKQVNLSQYITQFTTAPSVNATFFATLTDAQNNINPINNPVILTGTQTTYVRFQKQGVCAEIGKIIITIKTPKRSDLLTDQIICPNTKTTLDAGPGFESYLWSTGATTSSISNVPAGSYWVDLQYNGCIYRQFVNVTESQSPAIVSIEINGNTVTIGASGGTPPYEYSLDGTTWQISNVFQNLPRGSYIIYVRDSKRCNEVQRPFTIINLINTITPNDDGHNDGIDYSALMTKDNIEFRIYDRYGAEIFRGTASNRYTWDGKLGGRPVNTATYWYTISWTEYGASTVVKYSSWLLVKNR